In Lepisosteus oculatus isolate fLepOcu1 chromosome 28, fLepOcu1.hap2, whole genome shotgun sequence, the following proteins share a genomic window:
- the LOC102690147 gene encoding cytochrome c oxidase subunit NDUFA4, with protein sequence MFRTMVVQARKHPSLIPLFVFIGSGAVGATLYLARLALRNPDVSWDRKNNPEPWNKLGPNDRYKFFAVNMDYNKLKKNGPDF encoded by the exons atgttccGTACTATGGTTGTCCAGGCTAGAAAGCACCCCAGC TTGATCCCCCTGTTTGTCTTCATCGGCTCAGGGGCGGTGGGGGCCACCCTCTACCTTGCACGCCTGGCCTTGCGCAATCCTGATGTCTC CTGGGATCGCAAGAATAACCCTGAGCCCTGGAACAAACTGGGGCCCAATGACCGGTACAAG TTCTTTGCCGTAAACATGGATTACAACAAATTAAAGAAGAACGGGCCAGACTTCTAA